CCTCGCCCGAACCGCCGCCGGGCGTCTTCCACTGAGTCCACCGACGGGGTCCGCTCAGGCTGCTGCGACGCGAAGCGGAGCGACGGGCTGCGGCCCTGCGGCCCTGCGGCCCTGCGGCGGGTCGGCGCCGGCCGGGTCGGGCGGGGCGGGCCGGTCAAGCCGGACGGGTTGTCGGCGGATGCTTCAGTGCCCTCGGGGCAGTCCGCGGTGCTTGTACATCGCCGCGCCGGTGAGCAGCAGACCCGCCGCGATCGGGACCAGCACGGCGGCGCCCGCCCCCGTGCCGGCCGCGGCGACCGGTGCGGCGGCCTCGGCCCGCACGCCCGCCGCCGGTGGGGGCCGCCGCTGTGCGGGGACGAGCGGCGTCCCGGCGTTCACGGCGGCGGGCGCGCGGTCGGCCGCCGACCGGGCTGTCGTCGGTGGCACCGGCAGGGCGTCGGGGGAGGCGGTGCCCGCCGGCACCGGCAGCGCCGGGAGGCCGGACACCTCCGACCTCCCCGACGTACCCGAGCCGCCGCTCCGGCCGGGCGGTTCGGCCTGGTCGGCGCCCTCGACGCCGACGTCCCGGGACGCGCGCGGTTCGCCGTCGTGCGGGGCCGCAGGTGCGGAGGGCTGCAGGACGGAGGCGATCGCGAACGCGTCGGGGACGGCCTTGCCCTGGCCCGGCAGCGGAAGACCACCGGCCCGGATACGGTCCTGCAGCAGGTGGTCGACCGGCGCGGTGGCGGTGGCCGGGTCCTCCAGCGCCGGTACGGCGGCCGTCAGCTCGCCGACCAGGCCGGACGAGGTCTCCGGGGCCGCGCCGCCGGGATCCTGCCGGGGGGTCCGACGGGAGGCGGGCTCCGGCGCGGTCGCCGTCGTGCCCCGGCCGGCGGTCGTCGGACCGGTCGCCGTAGCCGGGCCCGTTGCCGTACCGGTCGTCGGGCCGTTCGGCCGGGCGGTGGTGACGACGGAGTCGGGGCCGCCACCCGAGGCGAGGGCCGCGGCCTGTGCCTGCGTCGCGCTCAGGCCGAGGCTCCAGAGCTGGACGAGCAGTGCCCCGCCCGCCGCTACCGAGCGGGGGCGGGGCAGCCAACCGCGCTCCGGACGGCCACTGTCACGTCGGACGGTGGCCGCGGTCGCGGGACGGGTCGGGTGATTGGCTCGCACGTGAGGGCACAACGAGCGAACGGGAGGTCAGGTCACGCCCCGCCGTCACGGACAGTCATCTCCCGCGGCGAGGCCGGGCCCTGCAGGCCCCGCGCCGAGCCGGTGGCCGCCGGATGCCCGAAGGCCGGTCAGGCGAGTCCGCCGCGCCGGATCACCTCGGAGTACCACCTGGCGCTGGCCTTGGGCGTACGGGCGAGCGTCTCGTAGTCGACGTGGACGGCGCCGAAGCGCTTCTCGTACCCGTAGGCCCACTCGAAGTTGTCCATCAGGGACCACAGGTAGTAGCCGCGGACGTCCGCGCCGGCCTCGATCGCCCTGGCGACCGCGCCGATGTGGTCGTGCAGATAGGCGACCCGGTCGGCGTCGTCGACGGTGCCGTCGGGGCCCACCGCGTCGTCGAAGGCGGCGCCGTTCTCGGTGACGAGCATCGGCAGGCCGGGGTGGGCGCGGTGGACGTCGAGCAGGAGGTCGGTCAGGCCGGTCGCGTCGATCGGCCAGCCCATCGCGGTGACCTCACCGGGCGCGAGGTGGAAGACCACGTCGTCCGCGCCGGGCCAGGGGGAGTGCTCGCTGGCGCCGTGCACCTCGCTGCGGGGGGCGGGCTCGGCGTTCTCCGAGGAGGAGACGACGGTGGGCGTGTAGTAGTTGATCCCCAGGAGGTCGATGGGACGGGAGATCTCGGCGAGGTCCTCGGGGCGGATCAGCGCGTCCCAGTCCACCAGGTGGGCGGTGTCGGCGAGCAGGTCCGCCGGGTAGGAGCCGCGCAGGATCGGGTCGGTGAAGACGCGGTTGCCGACGGCGTCGATCCGACGGGCGGCCTCGGCGTCCGACGCGTCCCCGGTGAGCGGGCGGATCTGGTGGAGGTTGAGCGAGACGGCGATCTGCGCGCTCGCCGGAAGGGCGGAGCGCAGGACCCCGACGGCCAGGCCGTGGCCGAGGTTGAGGTGGTGGGCGGCCTTGAGCGCGTCGGCGGGGGAGGTGCGCCCGGGGGCGTGCACGCCGGAGGCATAGCCGAGGAAAGCGCTGCACCAGGGCTCGTTGAGGGTCGTCCAGGTGCCGATCCGGTCCCCGAGCGCCTCGGCGGCGAGTGCCGCGTAGTCGGCGAAGCGGTAGGAGGTGTCGCGGACCGTCCAGCCGCCGAGGTCCTCCAGGTGCTGCGGGAGGTCCCAGTGGTAGAGCGTGGCGACGGGGGTGATGCCGTGGGAGAGCAGCTCGTCGGTCAGGGCCCGGTAGAAGTCCAGACCGCGCTCGACCGCCGGCCCCCGGCCGGTGGGCTGGATCCGGGGCCAGGAGAGCGAGAAGCGGTAGGACGTCAGGCCGAGGTCGGCCATCATCCGGACGTCGTCGCGGAAGCGGTGGAAGTGGTCGACCGCGATGTCCCCGGTGTCCCCGTTGACGACCTTGCCGGGGGTGTGGCTGAAGACGTCCCAGATGGACGGGGTCCGACCGCCCTCGGCGACGCCCCCCTCGATCTGGTAGGCGGCGGTGGCGGCGCCCCAGGCGAAGCCGGCCGGGAAGGCGGTGCCCGGCGTGGCCGCCCGAGGAGCCGCGATGAGTCCGGAGGTGGTCTGTGCGGGTACGACAGTCATGCGGGAGCGCTCCCATATGAGGTTCGAAAGTAACGGATTGACGTACAGGGGCGGTGCGGGCGCTTGGGCGAAGGCGCCGGAACTGCCGCCCGGGGGCATGCCCGGACGGCAGGCTTCTGACCACACCGGCCGCGAACCCGCAGCTGATGCGCTTGGTGCTGTTCCTAGGTGGGATTGCCCACTAGAGTGTGGGAGCGCTCCCATCGTGCATGCCGAAAGGTTCCTTTGTCGTAGGGGCGAGTGTCAAGACACGAGGTCGGATCCGAGCGGGGCGGCCCTCGGGGCCGCGGTCCGGCACCGGCCGGTCCGGCTGCCCGCCCCGGGGCCGGGGCCAACCGAAACCGCAGGCTGCGGTACCGGAGACCGCCCGGGTGGATCCCCACGCACGGAAACCGGACACAATGAGCAGGACTGAACAGCAACCGGGCGACGAAGCCCGGCCGAGGATGATCTCTCCACGAGGTGAGCGATGAGCCAGACCGCACAGCGCCCCACCGGGCCGGGCGACTCCGGGGCGAGTGGGCGCGGCTCGGCACGCCCGACCCTGGAGGAGGTGGCCGCGCTCGCCGGGGTCGGTCGCGGCACCGTGTCCCGGGTGATCAACGGCTCGCCCCGGGTCAGCGACCGGGCGCGGGAGGCCGTCCAGACCGCGATCACCGAACTGGGCTACGTCCCGAACCGGGCCGCCCGCACCCTGGTCACCTCGCGGACGGACTCGATCGCACTGATCGTCCCCGAGGCCGAGACCCGGCTCTTCTCCGAGCCGTACTTCTCGGACATCATCAGCGGCGTCGCCGCCGAGCTCTCCGAGACCGACATGCAGCTGCTGCTGATCCTGGTCCGCAACCGGCGTGAGCGGGATCGACTTTCGGCCTATCTGACGGCCGGACGGGTCGACGGCGTCCTGCTCGTCGCCGTGCACCAGGACGACCCGTTGCCCGGTCTGCTGGAGAGCCTGGAGATCCCCTCGGTGCTGGCCGGCCGCCGGGGCGACCAGGAACCGCTCAGCTACGTCCACGCCGACAACGCGGGCGGCGCGCGGATGGCGGTGCGGCACCTGCTGCGGCGCGGTTGCGAGCAGGTCGCGACCATCACCGGTCCGCTCGACATGGAGGTCGCCCGGGCCCGGCTCGGCGGCTACCGGACCGCGCTGGAGGAGGCCGGCCGCCCGTACGACGAGGATCTGGTCATGCTCGCCGACTTCACCGAGGAGGGCGGACGGCTGGCGATGCGTGAGCTCCTGGAGCGCCGCCCCGGACTGGACGCGGTCTTCTGCGCCTCCGACGTGATGGCGGCCGGTGCCATGCAGGAGCTGCGTGCGGCCGGCCGGCGGGTGCCGGACCAGGTCGCGGTGATCGGGTTCGACGACTCGATCGTGGCCCGGCACACCGACCCGCCGATGACGAGTGTCCGCCAGCCCATCGAGGAGATGGGACGCACGCTGGCCAGGTTGCTGCTCGACGAGATCACGGAGCGGGGGCGGGCACGGCGGCAGGTGGTGTTGGCCACCGAGCTGGTGGTGCGGGACTCGGCCTGACGGGCTGCTCCCGCTCCCGCTCCCGCCACTGCCGGAGGCGGGAGCGGGGGTGAGGCCACCTCGGGAGGGCGTGTGCCGGTCCTGGTGGACCGGCACACGCCCTCCCGTGTGTCGGCGGCTGCTCGCGCCGTCCCGGTCGGGTGATTCCCGCCGGCGACCGCACCGGCCGCACTGCTCGCCGCCGGAGCGCTTCGCCGCGCCCCCGGTGCGGTCGCCGCGCTGTCGGGTTGCGTGGTTCCCGCCGCTCGGGGCGACAGCGACCGTGCGTCAGGAGTTGGGGCGCAGGGTCCACACCACCGTCATGACGCCGGTCACGGCGCCGTCGGCCCGGGTGATCTCGACCGTGACGGGGAACTCGGGGCGCTCGCCCTTGTCCAGCTCGGCGAGGATGTCGGCGGCCGGGCGGCCGAGGACGGCCGTCGCCGTGACCGCGCCCATCGCGAGCTTCTTGTAGGCGATCTCCGCGCTCACCGCGAGCGGCACGGCACGCGACAGCTGGTCGGAGAACGCGCCCAGCACGATGCAGCCGCTGGCCGACTCGGCGAGGGTGAACATCGCGCCGGCATGCGGGCCGCCGACGTGGTTGTGGTAGTCGGGCTGGTCC
The sequence above is drawn from the Kitasatospora sp. NBC_00315 genome and encodes:
- a CDS encoding GH1 family beta-glucosidase, encoding MTVVPAQTTSGLIAAPRAATPGTAFPAGFAWGAATAAYQIEGGVAEGGRTPSIWDVFSHTPGKVVNGDTGDIAVDHFHRFRDDVRMMADLGLTSYRFSLSWPRIQPTGRGPAVERGLDFYRALTDELLSHGITPVATLYHWDLPQHLEDLGGWTVRDTSYRFADYAALAAEALGDRIGTWTTLNEPWCSAFLGYASGVHAPGRTSPADALKAAHHLNLGHGLAVGVLRSALPASAQIAVSLNLHQIRPLTGDASDAEAARRIDAVGNRVFTDPILRGSYPADLLADTAHLVDWDALIRPEDLAEISRPIDLLGINYYTPTVVSSSENAEPAPRSEVHGASEHSPWPGADDVVFHLAPGEVTAMGWPIDATGLTDLLLDVHRAHPGLPMLVTENGAAFDDAVGPDGTVDDADRVAYLHDHIGAVARAIEAGADVRGYYLWSLMDNFEWAYGYEKRFGAVHVDYETLARTPKASARWYSEVIRRGGLA
- a CDS encoding LacI family DNA-binding transcriptional regulator; this encodes MSQTAQRPTGPGDSGASGRGSARPTLEEVAALAGVGRGTVSRVINGSPRVSDRAREAVQTAITELGYVPNRAARTLVTSRTDSIALIVPEAETRLFSEPYFSDIISGVAAELSETDMQLLLILVRNRRERDRLSAYLTAGRVDGVLLVAVHQDDPLPGLLESLEIPSVLAGRRGDQEPLSYVHADNAGGARMAVRHLLRRGCEQVATITGPLDMEVARARLGGYRTALEEAGRPYDEDLVMLADFTEEGGRLAMRELLERRPGLDAVFCASDVMAAGAMQELRAAGRRVPDQVAVIGFDDSIVARHTDPPMTSVRQPIEEMGRTLARLLLDEITERGRARRQVVLATELVVRDSA
- a CDS encoding DUF4442 domain-containing protein, with the translated sequence MTTPSIGQLLDSTVPMARTLKLEYLETTPERAVLRLPDQPDYHNHVGGPHAGAMFTLAESASGCIVLGAFSDQLSRAVPLAVSAEIAYKKLAMGAVTATAVLGRPAADILAELDKGERPEFPVTVEITRADGAVTGVMTVVWTLRPNS